Proteins encoded in a region of the Onthophagus taurus isolate NC chromosome 10, IU_Otau_3.0, whole genome shotgun sequence genome:
- the LOC139431637 gene encoding uncharacterized protein — translation MCTKRSAKANNKLMMEFDETKDPSYILYLDATNLYGHAMRRKLPTGGFRWLSDEEIQKLDIYNTEDDSEKGYVFEVDLEYPEAIHDEHNDLPFCPERIVPPGSKNAKLIANLENKTKYIIHYVNLKQCIKFGLKLTKIYRVLEFKQSNWMRSYIDFNSDKRAKAKNEFEKNHYKAMNNIVYGKTMENVEKRVDIRLVTHWECRHKKPGVEALIAKPNFKSSKIFCDNLIAVQLNVAEVRYCKPLYVGFSILELSKTVMYSFFYDYLKLKYGNNITLLYTDTDSLILEITTPNVYEDIKENIEFFDTSNYPLENIHNIPRGRSVLGRMKDEYPNRCITSFVGTGAKAYCITLLNDNVKKAKGVKKYVIDKHLSVTDYKRVVECGGSVHKKMYIFKSEFHTMYTELKNKIALSSCDDKRYILPNGCNTLAWGHWLIKRLNANK, via the coding sequence ATGTGCACTAAACGCAGTGCGAAggctaacaataaattaatgatggaATTTGATGAAACCAAAGACCCATCTTATATTTTGTATCTCGACGCTACGAATTTGTATGGACACGCAATGAGACGAAAATTACCGACGGGGGGATTTCGATGGCTATCAGATGAAGAGATTCAAAAGTTAGATATTTACAATACGGAAGACGATTCCGAAAAGGGTTACGTGTTCGAGGTAGATTTAGAGTATCCGGAAGCAATACATGATGAACACAACGATTTGCCATTTTGTCCAGAACGGATTGTACCCCCAGgttcaaaaaatgcaaagttaatagcaaatttggaaaataaaacaaaatacatcatTCATTACGTGAATCTAAAGCAGTGTATCAAGTTCGGATTGAAACTAACGAAGATTTACAGAGtattagaatttaaacaatccaaCTGGATGCGGAGCTACATCGATTTCAATTCCGATAAACGTGCGAAAGCtaagaatgaatttgaaaaaaatcattacaaagcaATGAATAACATCGTATACGGTAAGACAatggaaaatgtggaaaagcGAGTGGATATAAGACTAGTTACCCACTGGGAATGTCGTCATAAGAAACCGGGCGTGGAAGCCCTAATagctaaaccaaattttaaatcttcgaaaatattttgcgaTAATTTGATAGCCGTTCAATTGAACGTCGCGGAAGTTCGTTATTGCAAACCGCTGTATGTGGGTTTCAGTATATTAGAGCTTTCGAAAACCGTAATGTACAGCTTCTTCTATGATTacttaaaacttaaatatggaaataacatAACACTTTTATACACCGATACTGATTCCCTAATCCTAGAAATTACTACTCCCAATGTATAtgaggatataaaagaaaatattgaattttttgacaCGTCCAATTATCCGTTAGAGAATATACACAATATACCTCGCGGTCGATCTGTGTTGGGAAGAATGAAAGATGAATATCCAAACAGGTGCATAACGTCATTTGTTGGAACAGGAGCTAAGGCGTACTGCATCACCTTGTTGAATGATAATGTAAAGAAGGCTAAAGGAGTAAAGaaatatgttatagataaacaTTTAAGCGTGACCGATTATAAACGTGTGGTTGAATGTGGCGGATcggttcataaaaaaatgtacatttttaagtcAGAATTTCATACTATGTATAccgaattaaagaataaaattgctcTTTCATCGTGCGATGATAAACGATACATATTACCGAACGGATGTAATACTTTGGCGTGGGGTCATTGgttgataaaaagattgaatgcgaataaatga
- the LOC139431638 gene encoding uncharacterized protein, with translation MSEFQERDSGWTLMQILYMELNLNKYNPIRASNYIDLPSQIKAKRAVINIQNADDACFAWAVTSALHEPNGLPQRTSSYPNYLDCGLDYSNIVFPVKLRDIPVFEKQNKLSINVYGINEYFKDGVMNYDIITMYICRQKEERHINLLLVTNDSGNSHYCWIKNLSRLLSSQASQNGHEKYICDGCLVFFTSENKLIRHQSDDCSKVRAILPTTNLKINKYGNEEKENILQFENFERQLKIPFVVYADFEALQKPIADAEATELNDDNSYSVKCFKHEPYAFAYYIKCSYDESLSKFEIYRGCNAAQIFMSKLEHDVLNIYKNYLSQPKEMLPLPPIDRLIHEMQDICHICSHKIKEGNKVCDHDHLTGLYRGPAHAVCNINYQLPKFIPIFFHNLSNYDCHMFVKDMALKEEDVDVIAQNKEKYISFSKKIIVGENIDSKGKLRRVHMKLRFVDSFRFMALSLEKLGSFLEDNQCVQIRKYFRNEEQFRLIRQKGVFPYSFVDSFEKLNLTALPDRSSFYNTLCDDSITEENYCRAQTVWNLFNCRTLGEYSDIYLTSDVLLLADRRASVGMHYYE, from the exons atgtcaGAATTCCAGGAACGAGATTCAG gatggactttaatgcaaattctctatatggagttaaatttaaacaaatataatcctATCAGAGCATCTAATTACATCGATCTACCATCGCAAATAAAAGCAAAGCGTGCtgtgataaatatacaaaacgcgGATGATGCATGTTTTGCATGGGCTGTAACATCCGCACTACATGAACCGAACGGTTTACCACAGAGGACATCTTCGTATCCGAATTACCTAGACTGCGGCTTAGactattcaaatattgtttttccagTTAAATTACGAGATATACCTGTATTTGAAAAGCAGAACAAACTATCTATTAATGTATATGGAATAAATGAGTATTTTAAAGACggtgttatgaattatgacataattacaatgtatatatgtcgacaaaaagaagaaagacatataaatttattattggttaCAAATGATTCCGGGAATAGTCactattgttggataaaaaatctGTCTCGATTACTATCATCGCAAGCATCGCAGAATGGTCATGAAAAGTATATTTGCGACGGATGCTTGGTATTCTTTACgtcagaaaataaacttatccgTCATCAAAGTGACGATTGCAGCAAGGTAAGGGCAATtttaccaacaacaaatttaaaaataaataaatatggaaatgaagaaaaggaaaatatactacagttcgaaaattttgaacgacaattaaaaataccgtTCGTGGTGTATGCAGATTTTGAAGCATTACAGAAACCGATCGCCGATGCGGAAGCAACAGAACTTAACGATGATAATTCATACTCCgtcaaatgtttcaaacacgAACCTTATGCATTtgcatattatataaaatgttcataTGACGAATCATTGTCGAAGTTTGAAATATATCGCGGATGTAATGCTGCTCAAATTTTCATGAGCAAGTTGGAACATGACGTTctgaatatatacaaaaattatttaagccaACCAAAAGAAATGCTCCCATTACCACCTATTGATAGATTAATACATGAGATGCAGGATATCTGTCACATTTgttcgcacaaaataaaagaaggtaATAAAGTGTGCGATCATGATCACCTAACTGGGTTGTATAGAGGACCCGCACATGCTGTATGTaacatcaattatcaattaccaaaGTTCATACCGATATTCTTTCACAATCTTTCGAACTACGATTGTCATATGTTTGTGAAAGATATGgcattaaaagaagaagacgtGGACGTTATAGCacagaataaagaaaagtatatatcattttcgaaaaaaattatcgtaggAGAAAACATTGACAGCAAGGGAAAGCTAAGGCGGGTTCATATGAAATTGAGATTTGTGGATTCATTTAGGTTTATGGCTTTATCGCTAGAGAAGTTGGGTTCATTTTTGGAAGACAACCAATGCGTTcaaatcagaaaatattttaggaacGAAGAACAGTTTCGACTTATACGTCAGAAAGGAGTTTTTCCGTATTCCTTTGTGGATTCATTCGAAAAGCTGAATCTTACCGCTCTGCCAGATCGAAGTAGTTTTTACAATACTTTATGCGACGATAGTATAAccgaagaaaattattgtcgTGCACAAACGGTGTGGAACTTATTTAACTGTCGCACTTTAGGCGAATATAGCGACATTTATTTAACGTCTGACGTTTTACTTTTGGCGGAC CGCCGGGCTTCGGTTGGGATGCATTATTACGAATGA